The following proteins are encoded in a genomic region of Gossypium hirsutum isolate 1008001.06 chromosome D05, Gossypium_hirsutum_v2.1, whole genome shotgun sequence:
- the LOC107904102 gene encoding uncharacterized protein, producing the protein MGRRGRGGGRDGGGVKSAANTPSKFQKTVSLREEASGKKQTRGGGSTNVKAVLKHEHLQNLAVWASGESSIPSLASFFGHRLAADGEASAIPQDPSFFPCQRCETILQPGFNCTVRIERNRANTRHRRKKPHISTRNTVVYNCHFCLHRNLKRGTPKGHMKEMYPPKSKTSSISKVVKSRILKPIISSDKEKSKDNEIIVTSSPAMAAAENPSTDGSVTPVRGRTLLDLKKRNRKKSGSKRPAEPENNPMTPDAEKSVGASSKRRKSWMSLREIVESNEDNRF; encoded by the exons ATGGGAAGGAGAGGAAGAGGCGGCGGCAGAGACGGCGGAGGCGTGAAAAGTGCAGCAAATACGCCATCAAAGTTCCAAAAGACGGTGTCACTCAGAGAAGAAGCGAGCGGCAAGAAGCAAACAAGGGGAGGAGGTTCCACAAACGTCAAAGCTGTGTTGAAACACGAGCACTTGCAAAACCTAGCCGTCTGGGCTAGCGGCGAATCTTCAATCCCTTCTTTGGCTTCCTTCTTTGGGCACAGATTGGCTGCTGATGGAGAAGCTTCTGCAATCCCCCAGGAcccttctttctttccctgcCAGAG ATGTGAGACAATTCTTCAGCCTGGCTTTAATTGCACTGTTCGTATCGAAAGGAATCGAGCCAACACAAGGCATCGACGTAAGAAACCTCATATTTCGACACGGAATACTGTAGTCTACAACTGCCACTTCTGTTTGCATCGGAATCTAAAACGAGGCACTCCGAAGGGCCACATGAAAGAGATGTACCCTCCCAAGTCAAAAACGTCTTCAATCTCCAAAGTTGTCAAGTCTAGAATTTTGAAGCCTATTATCAGTTCAGATAAAGAAAAAAGCAAAGATAATGAGATAATTGTAACAAGTTCACCTGCAATGGCTGCTGCTGAAAATCCGAGCACAGATGGTTCAGTGACTCCGGTTAGAGGTAGGACTTTGTTGGATTTGAAAAAGAGAAATAGGAAGAAATCCGGGTCCAAAAGACCGGCTGAACCCGAAAACAATCCAATGACACCTGATGCAGAAAAATCTGTTGGAGCTTCAAGTAAAAGGAGAAAATCTTGGATGAGCCTCAGAGAAATTGTTGAGAGCAACGAGGACAACCGCTTCTAA